A genomic window from Salvia hispanica cultivar TCC Black 2014 chromosome 5, UniMelb_Shisp_WGS_1.0, whole genome shotgun sequence includes:
- the LOC125191185 gene encoding probable calcium-binding protein CML47: MSSTSLITNTAKDLINSTSFILWCIPYSLLLTIQDFSSCSRRVFNLLWHRTRLDFSQKSSRVSTKSNISSPPPPPPVAKITSDDVEVVMRHLQLPHHEPFSQDSIENIEDMFERAEPLLDEVREAFRVFDENDDGFVDAEELKKVMSSLGLVGLSQQECERMIMVFDEDGDGRISFGEFVKLMEESVC; this comes from the coding sequence ATGTCATCAACTTCACTCATCACCAACACTGCAAAAGATCTCATCAATTCCACATCTTTCATCCTATGGTGCATTCCATATAGCTTGTTACTAACAATCCAAGACTTCTCCTCTTGCTCTCGACGCGTGTTTAATCTCCTATGGCATCGTACACGCCTCGACTTCTCTCAGAAGTCGAGCCGTGTCTCCACCAAGAGCAACATCTCAtcacctcctcctcctcctcccgtTGCCAAAATCACTAGCGACGACGTTGAGGTCGTGATGAGGCATCTGCAGCTGCCTCATCACGAGCCGTTTTCCCAAGACTCTATTGAGAATATCGAGGACATGTTTGAGAGGGCGGAGCCGTTGTTGGACGAAGTGAGGGAAGCGTTTAGGGTGTTTGATGAAAACGATGATGGCTTCGTGGACGCggaggagttgaagaaggtgATGAGTTCATTAGGTTTGGTGGGGTTGTCTCAGCAAGAATGTGAGAGGATGATAATGGTGTTTGATGAAGATGGTGATGGGAGGATTAGTTTTGGGGAGTTTGTGAAACTCATGGAGGAAAGTGTTTGTTGA
- the LOC125190164 gene encoding uncharacterized protein LOC125190164, whose amino-acid sequence MSTNSTAENRRKTKKSTPFPSTRRARPDSPKRRSSPPPSAAAIVDGDLFLREFESPESSNPRSFPHSVKQQCWEKAEKIKGRHPDRWRRDALGNTLFRKLVGCPGCLCHDYDHIIPYSKGGKSTLENCQVLQATVNRSKGNRTEISKSELIRKSAYCRVSDRDMDFLELSSYGNVRRGQDSGGCKIQ is encoded by the exons ATGAGTACAAATTCCACGGCTGAAAACCGCCGgaaaaccaaaaaatccacCCCCTTCCCTTCCACCCGACGGGCCCGGCCCGACAGCCCGAAGCGGAGGTCATCCCCTCCACCATCCGCAGCTGCAATCGTCGACGGAGACCTCTTCCTCCGAGAATTCGAGTCGCCGGAGAGCTCGAACCCTAGGAGCTTCCCGCACAGCGTGAAGCAACAATGCTGGGAAAAGGCCGAGAAAATCAAGGGCCGACACCCGGATCGGTGGCGCCGCGACGCCTTGGGCAACACTCTGTTTAGGAAGCTTGTCGGCTGCCCCGGTTGCCTCTGCCATGATTATGATCACATTATTCCTTACTCTAAG GGTGGGAAAAGCACCTTAGAGAATTGCCAAGTGTTGCAG GCAACTGTCAACCGATCCAAGGGAAACCGGACAGAGATATCCAAAAGTGAGCTTATTCGGAAGAGTGCTTACTGCAGGGTGTCAG ATCGGGACATGGACTTTCTTGAGCTGTCGTCCTATGGTAATGTTCGTCGTGGCCAAGATTCCGGGGGATGTAAGATTCAGTAG
- the LOC125190163 gene encoding GLABROUS1 enhancer-binding protein-like, which yields MAKNREPVKPVEESESDSSEEGSSEEEESDASPPQSKPQTQIPAAKPSLPLPPPSSSDEEESGSETESEPDAPEVIPLAAKPVEESPKSSRKAKSKPAADPVTPTKSAAAAKRSAEDTAGKDAKKPKKSPAAEPETAEKKSNMFQRLWSEEDEILILEGMIEFQKKFNLDPLANLDHYYEFSKESLLTDFTDFTRTQLQDKIRRLRRKYLKSREKDDGKDKTFSKPQEQMAYDLSKAIWGNEEKGVVKVVGSPRANGSVVKRAVGKKEADDGKSRELEKKTTTTTTTLNRCGATMEERLCIYGEAAFGSGDVENEWNKLKVEELKVYLKQLEVKVAQAKLVLAAMETKD from the coding sequence atggccaAAAACCGTGAACCCGTGAAGCCAGTTGAGGAATCCGAATCGGATTCCAGCGAGGAGGGAAGCTCCGAGGAGGAGGAATCCGACGCCTCCCCTCCCCAAAGTAAACCACAGACTCAGATTCCCGCCGCCAAACCCTCGCTGCCGCTGCCGCCCCCTTCTTCCTCCGACGAAGAAGAATCCGGATCTGAAACGGAGTCCGAGCCCGACGCTCCGGAAGTTATTCCACTCGCCGCGAAGCCGGTCGAAGAGTCTCCGAAATCAAGCAGGAAGGCCAAATCCAAGCCCGCTGCCGATCCTGTCACACCGACGaaatccgccgccgccgcgaaACGCTCCGCTGAAGACACGGCCGGTAAGGATGCGAAGAAGCCGAAGAAGAGCCCGGCCGCCGAGCCGGAGACTGCGGAGAAGAAGTCGAATATGTTCCAGAGGCTGTGGAGCGAGGAGGACGAGATCTTGATTTTGGAAGGGATGATAGAGTTCCAGAAAAAGTTCAATCTCGATCCATTGGCGAATCTGGATCACTATTACGAGTTTTCCAAGGAGAGTCTACTAACAGATTTCACTGATTTCACGAGAACGCAGTTGCAGGACAAGATAAGGAGGCTGCGGAGAAAGTACTTAAAGAGCAGGGAGAAGGATGATGGGAAGGATAAGACATTCTCCAAGCCACAGGAGCAAATGGCATATGATCTCTCTAAAGCGATTTGGGGGAATGAGGAAAAGGGGGTTGTGAAGGTGGTGGGGAGTCCCAGAGCGAATGGGAGTGTGGTTAAGAGAGCCGTAGGAAAGAAGGAGGCTGATGATGGGAAGAGTCGGGAGCTGGAGAAGAAGACCACCACGACGACGACAACCCTGAATCGGTGTGGGGCGACAATGGAGGAAAGACTTTGCATCTACGGTGAAGCGGCTTTTGGATCAGGGGATGTGGAGAATGAGTGGAACAAGCTGAAGGTGGAAGAGCTCAAGGTTTACCTCAAACAGTTGGAGGTGAAAGTAGCCCAAGCCAAGCTTGTTTTGGCTGCCATGGAAACCAAGGATTAG
- the LOC125190161 gene encoding cyclic dof factor 1-like, whose translation MKEPEIKLFGRKILLPENAGAVAATDGNGDAGDLDRCLEELHDEKQLHAHEDQELEECETRDQNVEEPSVAGVSGNEEADAGNGQQKEALKKPDKILPCPRCNSMDTKFCYYNNYNVKQPRHFCKSCQRYWTAGGTMRNVAVGAGRRKNKNSASKARVDSPFGPNSSVLSFSPDATLCESMASVVNLSDKRAPDEITNDKNDRSMRSSVTISSSVPQVVKNGLPQLVVPNLNGAPFPIPYVPGVAWPIPWNPALPFPAICPPGYPMPVYPAPYWNCGTPNPWNVSWVPTTPPATNQTTSTSGPNSPLGKHSRNGELLKPSNSPGLERSESRDSESSILVPKTLRIDDPEEAAKSSIWETLGIKYDSVSREGLFKALQPKGDEKKLMISASPALQANPAALSRSITFQEGA comes from the exons ATGAAGGAGCCGGAGATCAAGCTCTTTGGCCGCAAGATCCTCTTACCGGAAAACGCCGGAGCCGTCGCAGCCACCGACGGCAACGGAGACGCCGGCGACTTAGACCGCTGCTTGGAAGAGCTTCATGATGAAAAGCAACTGCATGCTCACGAG GATCAAGAATTAGAAGAGTGTGAAACTAGGGATCAAAATGTAGAGGAGCCATCGGTCGCCGGCGTGTCGGGAAACGAGGAAGCCGATGCGGGCAACGGGCAGCAGAAGGAGGCTCTGAAGAAGCCGGACAAGATCCTGCCCTGCCCTCGTTGCAATAGCATGGACACCAAGTTTTGCTATTACAACAACTACAATGTTAAACAGCCTCGACATTTTTGCAAGAGCTGCCAGAGGTATTGGACCGCCGGCGGCACCATGAGGAATGTCGCGGTGGGGGCTGGCCGTCGTAAGAACAAGAATTCGGCCTCCAAGGCTAGGGTGGATTCGCCTTTCGGGCCCAACTCCTCTGTCCTCTCCTTCAGCCCTGATGCTACCTTATGCGAGTCCATGGCCTCGGTTGTGAATCTCTCGGATAAGAGAGCTCCCGATGAGATTACGAACGATAAGAATGATCGTTCGATGAGATCATCCGTTACAATATCCAGTTCTGTGCCACAAGTGGTCAAGAATGGCCTACCACAACTCGTCGTGCCTAATTTGAATGGCGCTCCGTTTCCTATTCCTTACGTTCCGGGAGTGGCCTGGCCGATTCCTTGGAATCCCGCCCTACCCTTCCCGGCAATTTGCCCCCCGGGCTACCCAATGCCGGTCTATCCCGCACCGTATTGGAATTGTGGCACGCCTAATCCTTGGAACGTGTCGTGGGTGCCTACAACCCCTCCGGCTACAAACCAAACGACTAGTACCTCCGGCCCCAATTCTCCACTAGGTAAACATTCGAGAAATGGTGAATTGCTTAAGCCAAGCAATTCGCCAGGGCTCGAGCGTTCTGAGTCGAGGGATTCAGAAAGCTCGATCCTGGTTCCTAAAACACTGAGGATCGATGATCCAGAGGAGGCTGCAAAGAGTTCTATATGGGAAACACTCGGGATCAAGTATGATTCGGTTAGTAGGGAAGGTTTGTTCAAGGCCTTGCAACCAAAGGGCGACGAGAAAAAGCTAATGATCTCTGCCTCACCGGCACTGCAAGCCAATCCGGCTGCCTTGTCGCGTTCCATTACCTTCCAAGAGGGGGCCTAG
- the LOC125190162 gene encoding GDSL esterase/lipase At1g74460: MTKPKLKTFLSIFLTFFLVHGRCCNCKVVQFIFGDSLSDVGNNNYLSKSLARASLPWYGIDFGDGLPNGRFSNGRTVADIIGDKMGLPRPPAFLDPNLNEDTILANGVNYASGGGGILNETGSYFVQRFGLYKQIELFQGTQDLIIGKVGDTEARKFFQEARYVVALGSNDFINNYLMPVYKDSWSYTDDTFIQYLTETLENQLNLLHSLGARNMMVFGLGPMGCIPLQRVLSTTGGCQDKTNKLALGFNEATSKLVTKLSTTLPNATIRFGDAYDVVNDLISNPGKYGFSNSDSPCCSFGKIRPALTCVPASTLCKERSKYVFWDEYHPSDSANELIAIEMIKKLGFKPINGTNSPSPASALPPSADGN; this comes from the exons atgacTAAGCCCAAACTCAAAACATTCCTTTCCATCTTCCTAACGTTTTTTCTTGTCCATGGACGATGCTGCAATTGCAAGGTAGTTCAGTTCATTTTCGGTGACTCCCTCTCTGACGTCGGCAACAACAACTATCTCTCCAAAAGCCTTGCCCGGGCGAGCCTACCGTGGTATGGCATAGATTTCGGCGATGGATTGCCTAATGGGAGATTCTCAAATGGTCGAACCGTCGCTGATATAATTG GTGATAAGATGGGGCTGCCTAGGCCTCCTGCTTTCCTAGACCCGAATCTTAATGAAGATACCATACTCGCGAATGGAGTGAACTACGCTTCCGGAGGTGGTGGCATACTTAATGAGACCGGATCATACTTT GTTCAAAGATTCGGGCTGTACAAGCAAATAGAGTTGTTTCAAGGGACTCAAGATTTGATAATTGGCAAAGTAGGTGACACCGAGGCCAGGAAATTCTTCCAAGAAGCGCGATATGTGGTCGCCCTTGGCAGCAACGACTTCATCAACAACTACTTAATGCCCGTCTACAAGGATTCGTGGAGCTACACCGATGATACCTTCATTCAGTATCTCACTGAGACACTAGAAAACCAACTAAAT TTGCTACACTCCTTGGGGGCGCGAAACATGATGGTGTTTGGGTTGGGCCCAATGGGGTGCATCCCGCTTCAGAGAGTGCTGAGCACGACGGGCGGATGCCAGGACAAGACAAACAAACTAGCCCTAGGCTTCAATGAGGCAACTAGCAAGCTAGTGACCAAATTGTCAACCACTTTGCCTAATGCAACCATTAGGTTTGGGGATGCATACGACGTCGTCAACGATCTCATCTCCAATCCCGGGAAATACG GATTCAGCAACTCAGACTCCCCGTGCTGCTCGTTCGGGAAGATCCGGCCAGCGCTAACGTGCGTTCCAGCGTCGACGCTGTGCAAGGAGAGGAGCAAGTACGTGTTTTGGGATGAATATCATCCATCAGATAGTGCTAATGAGCTCATTGCTATAGAGATGATTAAAAAACTAGGATTCAAGCCAATAAATGGCACCAATTCGCCTTCCCCTGCATCTGCTCTGCCTCCATCTGCCGATGGAAATTAG